The Microcystis panniformis FACHB-1757 region GTATATGTTGATAGATGGTTAAAAAAACAAGTTTTAGTTATTTCTAACCTTTTACGCGGGGCTTTTGTCCTCGTTATTCCCCTATTATTGTGGTTAGTGCGCGAGCAAACTTTAGCCGTTCCCCTCGGTTGGTTGCCTGACGGTTTAAGAAATTGGCATTACCGGTTACAGGGAGAATTTAACTTACCCTTCGGTTTTTTCCTGTTGTTAGTCATTACTTTTCTTGTCTCCACCTTAACCCAATTTTTTGCCCCTGCCGAACAATCTACCCTGGCATTAGTAGTAAAACGTCGTCATCTTCTACCCGCTAATTCCCTCAGCACTTTAACCACCATGGCGGTATTAATTATCGGTTTTGCCATCGGTGAACCTCTATTAGCTTTTGCTGATAGCATTTTCGGCACTAGAGCCGGACAATTTAACTTAGGAAAAGTGATGATTGTCGGTGGTTTTTATATAATTGCCGGTTTAATTCTAATTATCCTGCGAACTAGCGAAAAATATATTATTCCTACCGCAGAACAGCCCCATGTTTGGGAAGATATCCGCGACGGCATTCGTTACCTCAACAAAAATCATAAAGTTCGTAACGCTCTAATTCAATTAGTCATCTTATTCTGTATTTTTGCTGCTCTATCAGTATTAGCTGTCAGTATGGCCGAAAAACTACCCGGGTTAAAAGCCTCTCAATTTGGCTTTTTATTAGCCTCCTGTGGTGCGGGAATGGCAGTTAGTGCCATTACTTTGGGTTATTGGGGTCAAAAATTCTCCCACACCCGATTAAGTCTCTGGGGTTCCCTGGGTATGGCGGCAGCTTTAATCGGTTTATCCCTAGCAACAAAGAGTTTAATTTTAGCCTTCGCTATGACGGCTTTATTAGGGATTTTTGCCGCTTTAGTCGGGGTTCCCATGCAAACTACCCTACAGGCAGATACACCCCCCGAAATGCGCGGTAAAGTCTTTGGTTTAGAAAATAATGCCGTTAATATTGCCCTCTCTTTACCCTTAGCTGTCGCGGGTATCGCCGAAACTCAATTCGGACTCCGACCGGTATTATTAGCTTTAGCAGTTATGGCAGTTATCGGCGGCGGTTTTACTTGGTATGTTTCTCGCAATTTATCTAAAGATTAGCGTAACTTTTCAGTTATCAGTGATCAGTTATCAGTAATCAGTAGTTAGGAGTTAGGAGTTAGGAGTTAGGAGTCAGGAGATTGAATAGAAAACGGGTTTCTTGAAGAAACCCGTTTTCTGGATCACCCTATTGCAGACAAAGAGCGAGCTAAGGTTAAGGCGGAATGTCTGCGCTTGTTAATCACTTTAAGGTTAGATGCGGCGAAAATGGAATTAATTTCTGGATTTATTGATACTTATCTCAATCTAAATCCGGTCGAAGAGATACAATTTCAAGAAGAGATTAGCACATTTAGTTAACCCGTACAGGAGGGAGTTATGCAAATTACCACCAGTTGGATGCGTCAAGGTATCGAACAAGGTATCGAACAAGGTATCGAACAAGGTAT contains the following coding sequences:
- a CDS encoding MFS transporter → MQLFDSETDDATSSASSTPVFNSSDSSPRQSDAETMNRLPKRAPKSNPSQGFAPVLKNPRFLILWAGGIFSQLADKFYLVLMISLIATHYQKADQSISGWVSAIMIANTIPAVLVGSVAGVYVDRWLKKQVLVISNLLRGAFVLVIPLLLWLVREQTLAVPLGWLPDGLRNWHYRLQGEFNLPFGFFLLLVITFLVSTLTQFFAPAEQSTLALVVKRRHLLPANSLSTLTTMAVLIIGFAIGEPLLAFADSIFGTRAGQFNLGKVMIVGGFYIIAGLILIILRTSEKYIIPTAEQPHVWEDIRDGIRYLNKNHKVRNALIQLVILFCIFAALSVLAVSMAEKLPGLKASQFGFLLASCGAGMAVSAITLGYWGQKFSHTRLSLWGSLGMAAALIGLSLATKSLILAFAMTALLGIFAALVGVPMQTTLQADTPPEMRGKVFGLENNAVNIALSLPLAVAGIAETQFGLRPVLLALAVMAVIGGGFTWYVSRNLSKD